The Winogradskyella schleiferi genome has a window encoding:
- a CDS encoding GNAT family N-acetyltransferase, with product MIIFSSAIMNMNYRFKLISNEDLNQVIPLVFALNDGKVSKELLMSRFNEMKHQNYECAGVFIGNELIAVTGLWFCTRHYSGNSVELDHVYIMPKYRNKGLGKLFMKWIQNYVQKKGCNTIELNTYVQNNPSHKFYYNEGYNILGYHFLKKL from the coding sequence ATGATTATTTTTAGCTCTGCAATTATGAATATGAACTATCGATTCAAATTAATATCAAATGAAGATCTAAACCAAGTTATTCCGCTGGTTTTCGCCTTGAATGATGGCAAAGTGAGTAAGGAATTACTCATGTCTCGTTTCAACGAAATGAAACACCAAAACTATGAATGTGCTGGTGTCTTCATTGGTAACGAATTAATCGCAGTAACCGGTTTATGGTTTTGTACACGTCATTACAGTGGAAATTCTGTGGAATTAGACCATGTGTATATTATGCCAAAATATAGAAATAAAGGTTTAGGAAAGCTATTCATGAAGTGGATTCAAAATTATGTTCAAAAAAAAGGCTGTAATACTATAGAGTTAAATACGTATGTGCAAAATAATCCGTCTCACAAGTTCTATTACAATGAAGGTTATAATATTTTAGGTTACCATTTTCTGAAAAAATTGTAA
- a CDS encoding DUF4846 domain-containing protein, with protein MKKFLLLVLILASLLGLAYQFKPIKKTVHKVAAAMETPSLINKDSLTISTRVNVPKDYKRVDYAKGSFEDYLRNYKLKTFGSKIINYDNTNYFWQGGHIGILEIPVPTNGLQQCADALIRIRSEYLWDNDRKDDIGFNFTSGHYCSWSKYAEGYRPKIKGNKVTFHKTAIENHSEENFYKYLNLIYMYSGTLSLYNELESIEAKDLKIGDMLIKGGSPGHIVMICDEVVNMNGEKLFLLFQGNTPAQSVHLVKNLEDDSISPWYQLDDDALVPVSNYTFKSSKFVRFK; from the coding sequence ATGAAAAAATTCCTACTCCTAGTCTTGATTTTAGCATCGCTCTTAGGGTTGGCATACCAGTTTAAACCCATTAAAAAAACGGTTCATAAGGTCGCTGCTGCAATGGAAACACCAAGTCTTATCAATAAAGATAGCTTAACGATTTCTACGAGGGTTAATGTTCCAAAAGATTATAAACGTGTGGATTATGCTAAAGGAAGTTTTGAAGATTATCTCAGAAATTATAAGTTAAAAACTTTTGGAAGCAAAATTATCAATTATGATAATACCAACTATTTCTGGCAAGGCGGACATATTGGTATTTTGGAAATCCCAGTACCTACAAACGGACTACAACAATGTGCAGATGCCTTAATTAGAATTAGAAGTGAATACCTTTGGGACAACGATAGAAAAGACGACATTGGTTTCAATTTTACTTCAGGACATTATTGTTCTTGGTCAAAATATGCTGAAGGTTACCGGCCAAAAATCAAAGGCAATAAAGTAACGTTTCATAAAACGGCTATTGAAAATCATTCCGAAGAAAATTTTTATAAATATCTCAATTTAATCTACATGTATTCGGGAACATTATCCCTATATAATGAATTAGAATCAATTGAAGCTAAAGATTTAAAAATAGGCGATATGCTCATTAAGGGTGGTTCACCAGGACATATTGTTATGATTTGTGATGAGGTTGTTAATATGAATGGAGAAAAATTATTTCTACTATTTCAAGGTAATACTCCAGCGCAAAGCGTGCATTTGGTTAAAAATCTTGAAGACGATAGTATCTCGCCTTGGTATCAATTGGATGATGATGCTTTAGTTCCAGTTTCTAACTATACATTTAAAAGTTCCAAATTTGTAAGGTTTAAATAA
- a CDS encoding acetyl-CoA hydrolase/transferase family protein, protein MYKTVTAEEALKVVKSNDRVYIQAAAAAPQTLVKALSARHEELRNIEVCHLHTEGEAPYANPELKDSFHVNSFFIGKNVRHTLKAGNGSYTPVFLSELPRLFKQRILELDVVLIHVSVPDRHGYCSLGVSIEATLAAIDNAKTVIAQVNSQMPRTHGAGIIHISEIDYFVEVDEEIPVHEMAKPNDIEGKIGDYVADLIEDRSTLQMGIGSIPNAVLSRLNNHKDLGLHTEMFSDGVIDLILNDVINGNYKKINRGRALSTFVMGSKRLYDYVDDNPFVEMRASNYTNNAAYIKQNPKMVAINSAIEVDVTGQVCADSIGSNIYSGVGGQMDFIRGASLSEGGKAIIALPSITKNGISRIVPFLKTGAGVVTTRAHVHYVVTEYGIANLYGKTIKDRVNALVNIAHPDHRESIDKAYFEML, encoded by the coding sequence ATGTATAAAACAGTAACGGCAGAAGAAGCCTTAAAAGTCGTAAAATCTAATGATCGTGTTTATATTCAGGCTGCAGCAGCTGCGCCACAAACCCTTGTAAAAGCCTTGTCTGCGAGACATGAAGAATTACGAAACATCGAAGTATGTCATTTACACACCGAAGGTGAAGCACCTTATGCCAACCCAGAATTGAAAGATAGTTTTCATGTGAATTCCTTCTTTATTGGAAAAAATGTAAGACATACATTAAAGGCAGGAAATGGCTCTTACACACCGGTTTTTTTAAGCGAATTACCTCGATTATTTAAACAACGAATTTTGGAACTCGATGTCGTTTTAATTCATGTTTCTGTTCCAGACCGTCATGGTTATTGTTCGCTCGGCGTTTCAATTGAAGCAACTTTAGCAGCCATTGATAACGCAAAAACGGTAATAGCACAGGTTAATTCCCAAATGCCAAGAACACATGGTGCAGGAATAATTCATATTTCTGAAATTGATTATTTTGTAGAAGTTGATGAGGAAATTCCCGTTCATGAAATGGCGAAACCTAATGACATTGAAGGTAAGATAGGCGATTATGTGGCTGATTTAATAGAGGATAGAAGCACGTTGCAGATGGGCATTGGTTCAATTCCAAATGCTGTGCTGTCGCGTCTAAATAATCATAAAGATTTAGGGTTACATACCGAGATGTTTTCGGATGGTGTTATAGATTTAATTTTAAACGATGTTATAAACGGTAATTACAAAAAGATTAATCGTGGACGTGCACTTTCCACCTTTGTAATGGGCTCTAAACGCTTATACGATTACGTTGATGATAATCCATTTGTAGAAATGCGCGCTTCAAATTATACAAATAATGCTGCTTATATCAAGCAGAATCCAAAGATGGTGGCCATTAATTCGGCCATTGAAGTAGATGTCACAGGACAAGTTTGTGCAGATTCCATTGGTTCCAATATTTACTCTGGTGTAGGTGGGCAAATGGACTTCATAAGAGGCGCATCTTTAAGTGAAGGAGGAAAGGCTATTATTGCGCTTCCGTCTATCACCAAAAACGGCATAAGTAGAATAGTGCCATTTCTTAAAACTGGAGCAGGTGTAGTTACAACCAGAGCTCATGTGCATTATGTGGTAACAGAATATGGCATTGCTAATTTATATGGAAAAACCATTAAAGACCGTGTAAATGCTTTGGTAAATATTGCACACCCAGATCATAGGGAAAGTATTGATAAGGCTTATTTTGAAATGCTTTAG
- a CDS encoding tetratricopeptide repeat-containing sensor histidine kinase, translated as MIKNTPSIIALLIIVLFGNQQRTAAQNTNNSIIDSLTVALDRAEDSEKKLVILNDLVDIAFQTDLNLAKTYAKKGVSLAEKSNDDNWKPRFYEMQGRMHANLLELDSASLNFDKALKGYTAIDDKKGQATTYFKIGWVHKREGDIEEALKVDLKALNLMEVIDDKLGIAGAYNRVSEDLTRQGRYKEAYDYALKTIVLCEENNLQTELAYAYTSAGDTQIAMGNYDAAYEYYDKALTLAKSLDFTIFDIINFSNNRANALKRKGDYKAAKSAYEQALEQAKKVDYENAMYVITGNLGEINLLLGNYKDALKFQQQTVATQENKGDVSNLTEGYHHLSTIYEKLNDYPKALEFQKKALKMRDSTAKIESDKTMSKLMTQFETGKKDQTIEAQNTQIAQQQKTQLLYLAIAGILALSLLGMFLSIKSIRKKRRALQVLNAELDTKNKQNELLLKEIHHRVKNNLEMVKSLIALQSAQIEDSATKDAMIASQNRVQSMGIIHQKLYQGTNLGAIEMKDYFVNLSDGILDAFDAEDKIKIEFAMDELELDVDTAVPIGLIVNELLTNALKYAFPKTNTGKISIQLAKKTHDTLHLEVADNGVGKVIGLAPKGTGFGSQLVRLLTQQLNGTMQENSKEGTTVSFEFKHKNVA; from the coding sequence ATGATTAAAAACACTCCTTCAATTATTGCACTACTGATAATTGTTTTATTTGGAAACCAACAAAGAACCGCTGCACAAAACACAAACAACAGTATTATAGATAGTCTTACCGTAGCTCTTGATCGTGCAGAAGATTCGGAAAAAAAGTTGGTAATTCTAAATGATCTCGTTGACATTGCCTTTCAAACAGATTTGAATTTAGCCAAAACCTACGCAAAAAAAGGTGTGTCGTTAGCCGAAAAAAGCAACGATGACAACTGGAAACCCAGATTTTATGAAATGCAAGGCCGTATGCATGCCAATTTGTTGGAGTTAGATTCTGCATCCCTAAATTTTGATAAAGCACTTAAAGGTTATACAGCTATTGATGATAAAAAAGGACAAGCCACAACTTATTTTAAAATCGGTTGGGTCCATAAACGTGAAGGCGATATTGAAGAAGCATTGAAAGTAGATTTAAAGGCACTAAACCTTATGGAAGTCATTGATGATAAGTTGGGAATTGCGGGTGCTTACAATAGAGTTTCAGAAGACTTAACCAGACAGGGCAGATATAAGGAAGCCTATGACTATGCCCTGAAAACGATTGTCTTGTGCGAAGAGAACAACCTACAAACTGAATTGGCTTATGCTTATACATCCGCTGGCGATACGCAAATAGCCATGGGAAACTATGACGCAGCTTATGAATACTACGACAAAGCATTGACTCTGGCAAAATCCTTGGATTTTACCATTTTCGATATTATAAATTTCTCTAACAATCGGGCAAACGCCCTGAAACGCAAAGGTGATTATAAGGCTGCAAAATCAGCTTATGAGCAAGCCTTGGAACAAGCAAAAAAAGTAGATTATGAAAATGCCATGTATGTCATTACCGGTAATCTTGGAGAAATAAATTTGCTTTTAGGCAATTACAAAGACGCCTTAAAGTTCCAACAACAAACGGTTGCCACTCAAGAGAACAAGGGTGATGTTTCAAATCTTACCGAAGGCTATCATCACTTAAGTACAATTTATGAGAAGTTAAATGATTATCCCAAGGCCTTGGAATTTCAGAAAAAAGCTTTAAAAATGCGGGATAGCACTGCGAAAATTGAAAGCGACAAAACCATGTCCAAATTAATGACACAGTTTGAAACTGGTAAGAAAGACCAAACGATTGAAGCACAAAACACTCAAATTGCCCAACAGCAAAAAACGCAACTACTATACCTTGCCATTGCCGGTATTTTAGCATTGAGTTTATTGGGTATGTTTTTAAGTATAAAAAGCATCCGCAAAAAACGTCGAGCATTACAGGTTTTAAATGCCGAACTGGACACCAAAAACAAACAGAACGAATTGTTGCTCAAGGAAATTCACCATCGGGTAAAAAACAATCTTGAGATGGTAAAGAGCCTCATTGCCTTACAATCGGCACAAATAGAGGATTCAGCTACAAAGGATGCTATGATTGCGAGTCAAAACCGTGTGCAATCTATGGGCATTATCCATCAAAAACTCTACCAAGGCACTAATCTGGGCGCTATAGAAATGAAGGACTATTTCGTAAATTTGAGCGATGGTATCCTTGATGCGTTTGATGCTGAGGATAAGATTAAAATAGAATTTGCTATGGACGAGCTGGAGTTGGATGTGGACACAGCCGTTCCTATTGGACTAATTGTAAACGAACTATTGACCAATGCCTTAAAATATGCATTTCCAAAAACCAATACTGGAAAAATATCCATTCAATTAGCTAAAAAAACTCACGACACCTTGCATTTGGAAGTTGCTGACAATGGCGTTGGAAAAGTGATAGGTTTGGCTCCAAAAGGAACTGGATTTGGCTCGCAACTCGTTCGATTGTTAACCCAACAACTGAATGGAACTATGCAAGAAAACAGTAAAGAAGGTACTACCGTTTCATTTGAATTCAAACATAAAAACGTCGCATAA
- a CDS encoding BT0820 family HAD-type phosphatase produces the protein MNFQNRLIVAVDFDGTIVEDAYPKIGKTRIFAFETLKRLQADGHRLILWTYRSGAKLQEAVDFCKDNGIEFYAVNASFPEEIFDDTRSRKIHADLFIDDRNIGGILGWGEVYQLITKEEPNIPAPQKKWWPF, from the coding sequence ATGAATTTTCAAAATAGATTAATAGTAGCCGTAGATTTCGATGGCACCATTGTAGAAGATGCCTATCCGAAAATTGGAAAAACACGTATTTTTGCTTTTGAAACTTTAAAAAGACTCCAAGCCGATGGTCATCGGCTTATTCTCTGGACCTACAGAAGTGGTGCTAAACTCCAAGAAGCTGTCGATTTTTGTAAAGACAATGGAATTGAGTTTTATGCTGTAAACGCTAGTTTTCCAGAGGAAATATTTGATGATACCAGAAGTCGAAAAATCCATGCTGATCTTTTTATAGACGACAGAAACATAGGAGGTATTTTAGGTTGGGGAGAAGTATATCAGTTGATTACGAAAGAAGAACCTAATATTCCTGCTCCCCAAAAAAAATGGTGGCCTTTTTAA
- the gpmI gene encoding 2,3-bisphosphoglycerate-independent phosphoglycerate mutase translates to MDKKVILMILDGWGKSPDPKVSAIDNAQTPFIDSLYTKYPSASLRTDGLHVGLPEGQMGNSEVGHMNLGAGRIVYQDLVKINLAVENKTLREEPVLKTAFEYAKANNKNVHLLGLVSDGGVHSHIKHLFGLLNATHDYGLENVFVHAFTDGRDVDPKSGYGFISDLKDHLKKTSGKLATITGRYYAMDRDKRWERVKLAYDALVKGEGEKSRNVLHSIQNHYENDITDEFIKPIITVDEENNPVATIKDDDVVIFFNFRTDRGRQLTEALSQRDFHEQNMHKLNLYYVTITNYDDSFEGMKVVFNKDNLSETLGEVLEKHHKKQIRIAETEKYPHVTFFFSGGQEKPFNGETRILRNSPKVATYDLKPEMSAFELTDALVPELKKGEVDFVCLNFANGDMVGHTGVMEAAIKACEAVDTCVKKVITTALENDYTTILIADHGNCETMINPDGSPNTAHTTNPVPVILIDKDLKAIKDGILGDIAPTILKLMGIPQPKAMTQESLV, encoded by the coding sequence ATGGACAAGAAGGTTATTCTTATGATTTTAGATGGTTGGGGAAAATCACCTGACCCAAAAGTATCAGCAATAGATAATGCGCAGACACCATTTATTGATTCACTTTACACCAAATATCCAAGCGCAAGCTTAAGAACCGACGGTTTGCATGTAGGTTTACCCGAAGGGCAAATGGGAAACAGCGAAGTTGGCCATATGAATTTAGGAGCTGGTAGAATTGTATATCAAGATTTAGTGAAGATTAATCTGGCTGTAGAAAATAAAACGCTTCGTGAGGAGCCGGTTTTGAAAACCGCTTTCGAATATGCAAAAGCCAACAATAAAAACGTACATTTATTAGGTTTGGTCAGCGATGGTGGTGTCCATTCTCACATTAAACATCTTTTCGGATTATTAAATGCCACTCATGATTATGGATTAGAAAACGTCTTTGTACATGCCTTTACAGACGGTAGAGATGTAGATCCTAAATCTGGTTATGGTTTTATTTCTGATTTAAAAGATCATCTCAAAAAAACCTCAGGAAAATTAGCCACTATAACTGGACGTTATTATGCTATGGATAGAGACAAACGCTGGGAACGTGTAAAATTAGCTTATGATGCTTTGGTTAAAGGAGAAGGCGAAAAATCCCGAAATGTTTTGCACTCCATTCAAAATCATTATGAAAATGATATTACGGACGAATTTATAAAACCTATTATCACTGTTGATGAAGAGAACAATCCTGTAGCCACAATTAAAGACGACGATGTCGTCATATTTTTCAATTTTAGAACCGATCGTGGTCGTCAATTAACTGAAGCTTTATCCCAACGTGATTTTCATGAGCAAAATATGCATAAATTGAATCTTTATTACGTTACCATAACCAACTATGATGATAGTTTTGAAGGTATGAAGGTTGTTTTCAATAAAGATAATTTGTCTGAAACTTTAGGGGAAGTATTGGAAAAACACCACAAAAAACAAATTAGAATTGCAGAAACTGAGAAATATCCTCACGTCACATTCTTCTTTTCTGGCGGACAAGAAAAACCGTTTAATGGTGAAACCAGAATTTTAAGAAATTCTCCGAAAGTAGCAACTTATGATTTAAAACCAGAAATGAGCGCTTTTGAATTAACAGACGCTTTGGTTCCTGAACTCAAAAAAGGAGAGGTCGATTTTGTTTGCCTTAACTTTGCCAATGGCGATATGGTAGGTCATACAGGAGTGATGGAAGCTGCTATAAAGGCTTGTGAAGCTGTTGATACCTGCGTAAAAAAAGTTATTACAACGGCTTTAGAGAATGATTACACCACCATTTTAATAGCAGATCACGGCAATTGTGAAACAATGATAAATCCTGATGGTTCGCCAAATACGGCCCATACCACAAATCCGGTTCCGGTTATCTTAATAGACAAGGATTTGAAAGCGATAAAAGATGGCATTTTAGGTGATATTGCTCCAACCATTCTGAAATTAATGGGCATACCACAACCCAAGGCAATGACACAAGAAAGCCTTGTTTAG
- the map gene encoding type I methionyl aminopeptidase: MIIVKTAEEIELMRKSALIVSKTLGMLAKETKEGVTTNHLDTIAEEFIRDHGALPGFKGLYDCPSTLLCSVNEAVVHGLPTDVPLKDGDIVSVDCGALMNGFYGDHAYTFEIGNVAEETKKLIQVTKESLYVGIEQLKLGNRVGDVGFAIQHYCEAEGYGVVRELVGHGLGRKMHEDPEMPNYGKRGRGKKFIEGMVVAIEPMINLGTHKVKQLKDGWTIVTQDGKPSVHFEHDVAIVDGKPEILSTFAYVHEALGIVSDEEDAFRKELLGL, from the coding sequence ATGATCATAGTTAAAACGGCAGAAGAAATTGAATTAATGCGCAAAAGTGCGCTCATCGTATCAAAAACTTTGGGCATGTTGGCCAAAGAAACAAAAGAAGGTGTAACAACGAACCATTTAGATACTATAGCAGAAGAATTTATAAGAGATCATGGTGCTTTACCAGGTTTTAAAGGGCTTTACGATTGTCCTTCAACATTGTTATGTAGTGTAAATGAAGCTGTGGTACATGGTTTACCTACTGATGTGCCATTAAAGGATGGAGATATTGTTTCGGTGGATTGTGGTGCATTAATGAATGGATTTTATGGTGATCATGCCTACACTTTTGAAATTGGTAACGTTGCAGAAGAAACTAAAAAACTAATACAGGTTACAAAAGAATCACTTTATGTAGGAATAGAACAACTGAAACTTGGTAATCGAGTTGGAGACGTTGGTTTCGCTATACAACATTATTGTGAAGCTGAAGGCTATGGTGTTGTAAGGGAGTTGGTTGGTCATGGTTTAGGAAGAAAAATGCACGAAGATCCAGAAATGCCAAACTACGGAAAACGTGGTCGTGGTAAAAAGTTTATTGAAGGCATGGTTGTGGCCATTGAGCCCATGATAAATTTAGGGACTCATAAAGTGAAACAACTTAAAGATGGTTGGACCATTGTGACCCAAGACGGAAAACCTAGTGTACATTTTGAGCACGATGTTGCTATTGTAGATGGGAAGCCAGAGATTCTTTCAACGTTTGCTTATGTGCATGAGGCTTTGGGGATTGTATCAGATGAGGAGGATGCTTTTCGGAAGGAATTATTGGGATTGTAA
- a CDS encoding ankyrin repeat domain-containing protein has product MKKSAVVLALALGFSICNVNASNNILASEVTIVIAKPEEVSPLCKAVAIGDTEEVKRLLNNGVDVNAKSNGMMPIHYAAKFNRVDVIRVLIKAGSKLHKPCDEGYTALRHAEKTNATDAAEFLLRFRRVKD; this is encoded by the coding sequence ATGAAAAAATCAGCAGTAGTTTTAGCCTTAGCATTGGGCTTTTCAATTTGTAACGTAAATGCATCAAACAACATCTTAGCATCTGAAGTAACTATCGTTATTGCGAAACCCGAGGAGGTTAGTCCCTTATGTAAAGCCGTCGCCATTGGAGATACGGAAGAAGTCAAACGGTTATTGAACAATGGCGTGGACGTCAATGCCAAATCTAACGGTATGATGCCAATTCATTATGCAGCTAAGTTTAATCGTGTGGACGTAATTAGAGTTCTAATCAAGGCAGGTTCCAAACTACATAAGCCATGTGACGAAGGTTACACAGCTTTAAGACATGCAGAGAAAACCAATGCTACAGATGCGGCGGAATTTTTATTGCGTTTTAGAAGAGTCAAAGACTAG
- a CDS encoding FAD:protein FMN transferase, which produces MKHYTLLFLIVIIFSCQNEPKNIKLSGPVFGTAYNIQYNSVDHTNYQKQFDSLFNVVNESMSTYIPDSKISRLNRGEAIVVDDHFSRVFENSKTVYRATEGAFDPTIGAVVNAWDFGPEGKIINIDSTAIDSLMTSVGFNRMGLKDRKIVKSGESYLDFNAIAKGYAVDVIGEFLENKNSQDYLVEIGGEIRARGINLEKKSEWKVGIDDPNFEGEQSYSKVISLKDESMATSGTYRKFKIDDNGNRYAHIINTKTGYPSKTNILSVSVIAKDCMTADAYATAFQAMGIDRVSSFLERHPELKVYIIYESEIKELKTLALNNFPE; this is translated from the coding sequence ATGAAGCATTATACCTTACTATTTCTAATAGTCATTATTTTTTCCTGCCAAAACGAACCGAAAAATATCAAATTATCTGGTCCGGTTTTCGGTACGGCTTATAATATTCAATATAATTCAGTAGACCATACGAACTATCAAAAACAATTCGATAGCCTTTTTAATGTGGTTAATGAATCGATGTCAACCTACATTCCTGATTCAAAAATTTCGAGATTAAATAGAGGTGAAGCTATTGTTGTAGATGACCATTTCAGTCGTGTTTTTGAAAATTCTAAAACGGTTTACAGAGCCACCGAAGGTGCGTTTGATCCAACTATTGGAGCTGTGGTAAACGCATGGGATTTTGGGCCAGAAGGAAAAATAATTAATATAGACAGCACAGCGATTGATAGTCTCATGACATCAGTAGGGTTTAATAGAATGGGATTAAAAGATCGTAAAATTGTTAAGAGCGGTGAGTCCTATTTAGACTTTAATGCCATCGCAAAAGGTTATGCTGTTGATGTCATCGGCGAATTTTTAGAAAATAAAAATAGCCAAGACTATTTAGTAGAAATCGGAGGCGAAATAAGAGCTAGAGGAATTAATCTCGAAAAAAAATCGGAATGGAAAGTTGGAATCGATGACCCAAATTTTGAAGGCGAACAATCCTATTCTAAAGTGATTAGTTTAAAGGACGAAAGTATGGCAACCTCTGGAACCTACAGAAAATTTAAAATTGATGACAACGGAAATCGTTATGCACATATTATCAATACCAAAACAGGTTATCCTTCGAAAACCAATATTTTGAGTGTTTCTGTTATTGCAAAAGATTGTATGACAGCAGATGCTTATGCAACGGCTTTTCAGGCCATGGGAATTGATAGGGTTTCAAGTTTTTTAGAAAGACATCCAGAATTAAAAGTTTACATTATCTATGAATCTGAAATTAAAGAACTTAAAACTTTAGCTTTAAATAATTTTCCGGAATAG
- a CDS encoding Na(+)-translocating NADH-quinone reductase subunit F — MDKPLTPQEIHNLAMNHVGKDLEARGFEFIAINSKLKRHPQFVCIDKNSQYYFVVVRAVILPENPNNYDVVWMETFKKHAYEKDAKVLYAGVGLGNPDGENLPIFLNKEYLIEYNGIQVIEMNLN, encoded by the coding sequence ATGGACAAACCTCTGACACCTCAAGAAATTCACAATCTCGCTATGAACCATGTTGGTAAAGATTTAGAAGCACGTGGTTTCGAGTTTATTGCCATCAATAGTAAACTTAAGCGTCATCCTCAGTTTGTATGTATCGATAAGAATAGCCAATATTATTTTGTGGTGGTAAGAGCGGTAATTTTACCTGAAAATCCGAATAACTACGATGTGGTTTGGATGGAAACCTTCAAAAAGCACGCTTATGAAAAAGACGCTAAAGTATTGTATGCTGGAGTAGGATTAGGAAATCCAGATGGGGAGAATTTGCCAATTTTTTTGAATAAAGAATATCTTATTGAATATAATGGGATTCAGGTTATAGAAATGAATTTGAATTAA
- a CDS encoding GxxExxY protein, which yields MVYADALEIEFIDNGIDYSREKKFAISYKGNILRHKYKADFIIDEKIILEIKAIDCLVSAHIKQTLNYLAVSKLKLGLLINFGEDSLKYKRIVL from the coding sequence GTGGTATATGCCGATGCATTGGAAATTGAATTCATCGATAACGGTATTGACTATTCGCGAGAGAAAAAGTTTGCTATTAGCTATAAAGGCAATATTTTACGGCATAAATACAAAGCAGACTTTATAATTGATGAGAAAATCATTTTAGAAATAAAGGCAATTGATTGTTTAGTTTCTGCACATATAAAACAAACATTGAATTACCTGGCAGTTTCAAAATTAAAGCTAGGACTATTAATTAACTTTGGAGAAGATAGTTTAAAATATAAAAGAATCGTTCTTTAA
- a CDS encoding class I SAM-dependent methyltransferase, with product MSKKFFKLILNIIPRPLLIRLSYVARPILELFLKGNNYTDPIDDKSFRKFLPYGYGKQRPNILSPSTLSLERHRLLWLYLKDETDFFTSEKSVLHFAPEQCFLKRFKKLKNIDYTTTDLLSPIADIKADICDLPFEDHSYDVILCNHVLEHIPDDTKAMKELYRVMKPGGYGIFQIPQDLNRAETFEDDSITDKTERAKIFGQYDHVRVYGRDYFDKLRSIGFKVEEVDYTAQLSDSEIDKYRLAKGEIIPVVYK from the coding sequence GTGTCAAAAAAATTTTTCAAACTCATTCTGAATATTATACCTAGGCCTCTACTAATTCGGCTAAGCTATGTGGCGCGCCCTATACTAGAACTATTCTTAAAAGGAAATAACTATACAGATCCTATTGACGATAAAAGTTTCAGGAAGTTTTTACCTTATGGTTATGGGAAACAAAGACCAAACATTTTGTCACCATCAACACTCTCATTGGAGAGACATAGGTTACTTTGGTTATATTTAAAAGATGAAACCGATTTTTTTACGTCTGAAAAAAGTGTCCTTCATTTCGCACCAGAACAATGTTTTTTAAAACGTTTTAAAAAACTTAAAAATATTGATTACACTACAACCGATTTACTATCACCTATTGCTGATATAAAAGCAGATATTTGCGATTTGCCTTTTGAAGATCATAGTTATGATGTTATTCTTTGTAACCATGTGTTGGAACATATACCTGATGACACCAAAGCCATGAAAGAATTATACAGAGTAATGAAACCTGGTGGTTATGGCATTTTTCAAATTCCTCAAGATTTAAATCGTGCTGAAACTTTTGAAGATGATTCAATTACGGATAAAACCGAACGTGCTAAAATTTTTGGACAGTATGATCACGTTCGTGTTTATGGTCGTGATTATTTCGATAAGCTTCGGTCCATTGGTTTTAAGGTGGAAGAAGTTGATTATACAGCTCAACTTTCGGATTCTGAAATCGATAAATATCGTTTAGCAAAGGGCGAAATTATACCTGTTGTTTATAAATAA